The Niabella beijingensis genomic interval ATTAAAAGCGCTCAATAGGGCGGCCTTTGATAATTTAAGTCAACGACCAAGACCTGCTATCATTTACAATTTTCAACTGCTCGTTGAAAGTAACTTATACCGACAAACCCCTGTTGCATTCTATGCCAAAGAATTAGGCGTAAGCGCTAATTATCTTTCAATTCTCTGCAACAAGGTCTTGAAGACTTCTGCCCTGGCTTTCATTCATCACAGGAGGCTTGTTAAAGCTAAACAACTTCTCCAGGAAAATGATGTACCAATAAAAGAAATCGCGTATGAGCTGGGGTTCAATGAATATTCGCACTTCTCAACTTTTTTTAAGACAAAAACGGGGATATCTCCCAAGCAATACAAGGACTCTCTTTGTGCCAAAAATCGATACGATGGAGAGTGCTGGTAAGAAACAACCCAGCATTTCATGGCTAAAAGAAGTATTTTGATAAGATATCAATGGGGGCAAACCTGTAAATGTAGTGAATAGCGCTATTCGATTTTTACATAAGCGTATATTCACCAGTCTCTGGTTTCAGTGTTTGGTTTATGAAACAATTGGTGGACCGTATGGTGAATATGTATTGAAGTAGATTAAGTTCCCACAATTTTTGCATACACATTCTCTTCCGGTAGGAATGTAGGAAGAAGAAATGAAGGTATTTTCAAACAGTACGAGATTCTTGAAATTTGAAGATTAAAAATAATATAAACCTACTTGCTTTCTGTTATTTGGATTTATTAGAATAGGACAAAACATCTTCAGCGAGGGAGTAATAACATGACCCTTTCAGGGGTTTGCCGTCCTTGTTTTTTGCCAAAGATAATCAGGTATTTTAATTGTTGTTTCCTATATACCCGTCAAGGTTGGGCAACCGATTTTAAATTAAAAGAATCCTCATTTACAGATGTATCATCTGCAAATGAGGAACGCCGGCTCTTTATTAAATAAACAGGAATTTATGATCACGAACAAACTGTTCAAACCGGGTGGCAGGAGCACTGGTTACCCTGCTTACCGTATCATCCACTGCGGCGGCTTCTCCCCTGGCATAGTGGGCGTAATCCTCCAATATACCGGCCAACTGCCATTCCGGTAGCCCGGCTGCCTTCAGTGCTTCCTGCATGTGTTCAGGCGCTACATCAATAAAGCTTACTGGCTTTTCTAATACCCCCGAAAGGATATCCGCTAACTGGTAATGGGTAAGTGCTTCAGGACCGGTAATCGTATATGTTTTATTCTCGTGCCCGGTCTTTGTTAAGGCAGCGGCCGCAACAGCTGCAATATCCCGTGTATCCACAATACTTACCGCTGCATGGCCAATGGCAGCATAAAACCGCCCCTCGGTCTTAACAGAGGACGCAAAAGCAAGCAGTCCCTGCATAAACAGGTTGGGCCTGAGAAAAGTATACGTAAGCCCAAGCTCTTTGATCCGGTCTTCCACCTGGGCGTGATAACGCAGGAAACGAACCGGTGAATTTTTGCTGGCAGCGTACTGGGACAGCTTTACAAGGTGTGGCACACCGGCCCTGCCGGCTGCATTTACAAAACTCAGCTGCAGTTGTGCTGCCTCTGCCGAAGAATTAGTAAGCAAAAAGGCTTTTTCTGTTCCCCGGAGTGCGTTTGCTAAAAAGGCCTCATCTGCCAGGCTACCTACCAGAACTTCCGCATTTGGCAACTGCCGTATAAGGTCCGCTTTGTCATTTGTACGGACCAGCGCTTTAAAAGGAATGTGTAATGCTGCAAGTTTTTTAACCAGCTGGGAGCCCACAGCGCCTGTAGCGCCGGTAATAAAGATTTTTGTTTCCATAAAGATTTTTTGTTTTTTGCAGGTTCAAAATTGCATATAGTAGCCAGTCCAGAATTGTAAGAAAACGAAACGCCGGTAAGAGGGGCATTCAGGCATGAGCAGTACGCGGAGGTAAAAGCGGGTCAATCTGCAGGGTGGCAGATGGCCTCCTGCAGTTTCAGGTATTGAGTGGGGCTTAGATCCAGGTAATGTTTAAAATCATGGATCAGCTGGCTCTGGTCATAATAACCGCAGTGATCAATGATTTCAAACCAGTCAACTTTGGTAGCAGAAGATGTCGTTATAGTTTGTAACCGTTGAATGGCTTTTAAAAAACGTTGATAGCGATCCATTTCTTTTGCAGAATAGCCAAAATATTTCTTATGATAGCTTTGCATGGATCTTTCTGATAAACGCTGCTGCTTTGATATTTCTTTTATCAGGCTCCGGTTGCTGCTGTTAAAACCAGCCATCTGGCTGGCAATAGGGTTCTGGCGCTGCAGGTAAGGAACACAAAAATCAAGAATATAGTTTACGCGGTCGTTATTATCGTTTAATAAATGCAGTGCATACCATAAGGCGGTAAAGCAATTGTCGCTCACTAAGGCGTCGGGGTGTAATAAAAGGGGACCGGATGCCAGCACATTACCAAAAAAGCGAAAAAAAGCATCGCCTTTAAAATTGGCCACCAATAGCTCCGACTGTGGAGGTAGCGCATAGTCAAAAGCCTGTTTAATGGGGCCAATAACCAGGCATTTGTTTAGCGTGAGGGCCTCGTTTTGTTTAGCAAACAAAACGGCAGGGGTGCCAAAGCCAAATACCATTATGGTTTGAAAGGAAGGTAAAAGTTTTTGAGTAATGATTGCGTCAGACCGGTTTTCAGCAAAATAAAAACCGGTAAATACCTCCTCAAACGCCGGTGGTACCGCGGTCCGGTAGCTGTAATATCCGTCTTTATTACCCATGCATTAAAGATAAAACATTTAAGTGCATGGCATGCACTGGGATTCTCAAACCCAATAACTCAGTTTATCAGGTTGTGGTCACAACGGCTACGCATGACTTCCCCGGATCCATGGAACCTGTAGTTACTGCTGGCCGCAGTGTTCATTGCATGCGTTCCGGCTCAATATTGTTATTTTCAGGGGGGTAACAAAAAATCTTATGTGCTTCAAAAGCTGCATTTTGTACTTAAATGCGGGATATTTATATTTTTGATAAGCAAATAACCAGGTTTTTCCAACTTTTGCAAAAATGAAGCGCGGTTTCTTTCATATTTTATTCTGGCTTGTCTATCTGGTTCAGGATATCACCCTTTCCTTTTTGTGGGACAGCTCCATATTGTCTCAGTATTCTGTAAGAGAACGGCTTTGGGTAGCCATTTGTTTATGTTGCTCCCTGCTGCTCCCGAAAATAATTTTTACGTATTATATTATGAACCTGATAGGCGGGCATACAAAAGGGATTTCAAGGAGCATCGTTATAAAGGGGCTGGTTGGGTTTGTACTTACAGTTTTGGTGGTAAGGATTATTGAAGCAGATTTTGTATATCCCTATTTATTGTCAAAATATCCGTATCACCGTCCCCTTTGGTCTTTATTCAGTTTTATATTTGCTTCTATTGATCTGGGGTTTATAAGTGGTATTGCATTAGCCATCAAACAACTGTTTCTGCGACTGAATGCTGCGGAGAACGAAAAGCGTCTTATACAGGAAAAGCTGGAAACAGAACTGAAATTCTTAAAGAACCAAACGAACCCTCATTTTCTTTTTAATACGCTCAACAGTATCTATGCCCTGTCCTTAAAAGGATCGGAGGATACCTCTAAAATGATCATCAAACTTTCTCATTTGCTTCGTTATACGCTGTATACTGTTGAGTCTAAATTTGTGCCGATCGATGAGGAGATTAAGATCCTTGAGGATTATATTAATCTTGAAACCATCCGGTATTCGAATAAACTGACAATAAGTTTTAAAAAGAACATCGACGATAAGGGGGAACCGATTGTTCCGTTGCTTTTTCTTCCGCTGGTGGAAAATGCTTTCAAACATGGCGTTTCCGAAGGGAGAAGCAATTCTTATATTCGGATTTTAGCAACATTGGAAGAACGGGTTTTGGTTTTTTCCATAAGGAATTCAAAAGAAACAAATGAGGATAGTGGAGAAATCGTAAAAAGCATTGGTCTGAACAATGTAAAACGCCAGCTGGAAATCATGTATACCGACTACGACTTCAATATAACCAATTCTGAAACCGAATTTGAAGTATCCTTAAGAATCAATCTTGGCAGTTACACCGGGTTTTGATGGAGATACCGTGGCGCCCGGTTGAGCAAGGATCATAACTAAGAAGGGGTTCGACAAAAAGACCCAATGAATCAGACCCAATGTTCTTTTCTCCAAGCTAAACATATCGGGATTAAACTTTTTACAACCTGTTTTTTAAAATGGAATGCACCAGTTCTTTATAGTTTCTTCCGACAGGGATCATATGTTTATGTATCTCAATATCAGTTTGAGAATAAGCATCTATTTTTTCCAGGGCAATGATAAAAGAACGATGGACGCGTATAAATTCTGAATGCGGGAGGATCGCATCTATCTCAGATATCTGAAATTTCGTTAGAATGGTTTGGTTTTCGGTGGTGATCTTTAAATATTCACGAAGGCTTTCTATAAACAGAATTTCATCAAGGTAAACCTTGACCATTTTTTTATTGACGTTGAAGAAAATATATTTTCTCTCCGGAAGCAGGCTTTCAACTGACGGAATATATGCCGGCGGCGCCTCGGCCTGTAATTTATTCACTGCGGAAAAGAACCTGCTGAATTCAATGGGTTTCAGTAAATAATCAATGATGTTCAGTTCATAGCCCTCCAATGCATAGTCGGCATATGCCGAGGTTATAATTATTTTCGGAGGGTTTTTAAGAGATTTGGCAAAGTCAAGACCCTTTAGTTTTGGAAGATGAATGTCCAGGAAAATAACGTCGATCTTTTCATTTTGAAGAAAATCGATGGCATGGATGGCATCTGTGCATACACCCGCCAAATTTAAAAAAGGTATTTGTTTGATATGATGCATGATGACTTCACTGGCGAGTGGTTCATCTTCAACAATCAGGCACTGTAACGGTTTCATCAATTTCAGATTTTGTAAAATATTTTAAAGGTATGTTCCTGAGCCGGTGTATCAAACAGGGATGTACACGTTTCGAGAACGGGTATTGTATCATTGTATGCATACATCAAATCCAACGGGTCTTCAGAAGGGTTGATCCGTTTGCGGACCTGAAGCCCGGGATGCAAAAAAGTAAAATAATACCAATTTGGTATAAAAGTAATACGAAATACCAATTAATAAGTCCGAAAGTATTGTATAGTCGTATGAAACATTGATGATCAGCCATTCCTGAATAAGCAAATTTTTACCTGCTGTAAGGACGGCGCTGTTCTGTTTTAATTTATTCACATTTTGGATGTTATATATCCCTTTATTCCGTATTCTTTGTTCTTATGAATGTAGTTTCTGTAAGTTGTTATTGAGTGTTGGTAGATTTTTGTCAGCACCTGATAAATGAAAAAATATTTTTGAAGCGAGTGGAAACTTTTCCGAAGCCCGGGGTTGGGTATTTAATTCAACTATACAGTGCGGGTAAAAACAAAAAATAAAATTTATGAAATCAGTCTGTCTTGTTATACTTTTGTCGCTGGCCGTTATTTCGGATTTCTCCTGTAAAAAGAACAAGGATGAGGAAGTCAGCCCGGAATCCATCAGCGGAACCTTTAAATGTTTTGAAGTGGAGGCGGGCGGAGATATCAGCCCTTTGCCTGCGGGAGGAATGACTGCAGAAATTGTTGTCAAGTCTTCTGATCTTAAAACTGCTACAGTGGATCTGCATTACACAGATAATGGGAAGACATCGCATTTTCCAACACAGCTTTGCACGGTAACAACGGATGCGGATGGATTTCTTGTTCTGAATAAAAAGAATGGCGGCAAGCTGTATTTAATTTACTATGATAAAGAGACGGTTGATTGTTTTCCGGAGCTGGGTATCCGTTTTTCAGGTTCCAGAAGCGGGAAGAAACCAAGCGATTGGGACGATTGATGGTATACAGCGCTTCCTTGTTACGGGAAGCGTTTTTTTTCGCTTGCTGCCAAAGGGCAGTGTCCAGTAAAGATTATTTCCCAAAGGCTTTAATACGATGTATACGGTATTCGCAGTGCTGGCTTACAAATGCAGATTTAAAAAATTGAAATCCGATCTTGTCGAGCCGGTACAAATCAGCAATAGTTGCGGTATACACAACGGTTCCGTTAATGAGAAATGAATACTTTTTATTCGCTGTTCTTATGGCCAATCTATTTACATTCTTTAATGCTCCCTTTATCGCAGTTGATGGTGTCCAGTCGATGAGATTCGTGGACTTGCCATTCACTACGCGGAATACCCGGAAGTCTTTGTCCCCGATTTGAAATGAATAGTAATTATTCCGGTTTTCCAGGCCAAAGAGAAGACCTCCTTTATCATATTGATGACCACTGTAATGTTCTTGTTCAATCTGTATTTCCTGGTACTGTTTGCTTTCAGTAAAAAGATCCTTCCCCTCCGCCCAGATACTAACGGTGCCCGGCTGGTCACTGTTGTACCAGGTGCTGAAATAGCCGTTTTTTATCTGGGAAATAGTAGCCCTGGCTGGCCAGAATGCTTCCTGATCAGCAAATTGCTCATCCAGCAATATATCATCTTTTTCCCCGGCGTCACCAGGAGATCCTTTACGACAGGCCCCGCAAAAAATAACTAAAAACAAGAGTGCCGTAACCAGATAAGCTCCGCACCTGTGAAGGGTATTAATCGATCGTATCATAATTTCAATGCATTATAAATAAATAAGATCCTTTGACTGAACACGGAGAACAAAAGTAATTTCCGGGCATAAACCGGCTCCCTTTTATCTATCAACTACAGGTACTGCTATACATATTACAGGATTATAGGGGCGGTTGCCGGTAATCCGGTATCCGCAATCTGCAGCGGCAAACTTCAATAATTGTGTTACTATGGAATTTCAGTACTAAATTCAACCGGCGGTTTCCCGGAATGCCACTGCCGCAATATTTGAAAAGAGTAGCCGTAACTCGTTTAAACAATTACAATGCGAATTAAAAACCTTATTGAATTATTTACGGTTCTTCCGGAGAAAGAAAGAATCATTGTAGACGTATTGCGACAGATAATTCTTGAAACGCTTCCTGAATACTGTAAAGAAAAAATATCTTATAATGTTCCATTCTTCTATGGCAATAAAGGGATATGCATTATCTGGCCTTCCGCAGTGCCGCGCGGAGGTATCAGAGAAGGAGTGCTCCTGGGTTTTTGGCAGGGCAATAAATTAAATGACAGCGATAATTTTCTGACCCACGGCACAAACAAACAGATCTTTTATAAAATATATTACAAACCTGAGGAGATAGATGCGCAACCAATAATAAAACTTTTAAAGGAGGCGATCAAAGTAGATGGCTCGTTCAGGCGGACCTCCAAGCGCTGACGGGTCGCGGTAGCCTGCTACGTTTTTTTGCAGAACGAAAAGCCATTATCACCGGTGCTCATTGTTTGTCATTATATGACGTGCTTTTTTTAGCATGCAAATTTCGATAACCCACCAGTATTATCCGGAAAAGCGGATACCCTGAATCCTGCCTGATTTTTATAAACACCACCTATGATCGAAAAACCGGCCAGTTTACCCAACGCTTGCCATTAAAATTCTTCTTATTGTTCTTCCGTGAAAATTTGATTTGTACCATAAAACTTTGTTTTAAAAAGTTTTATGTATATTAGCCATCGACTTAAACCCCTCTGGCCTAAATGATTGTTGTCAATGTCGCTTAAATGTGACGATGTGTTTTGTGAAGCCCCTTTACCGGTTTTTGCCTATTTAAACCCTTTAAAAAATGTTCGAACTCAATCCTTTTTGTGGAAGGTCAATGTTGTTGAAATATTGACATAGGTAGCATTTATTTTAAATAACCCTCAAAAATAAACCACAATGTCATCAAGTTTTCAAAATCCCCGGAACCCTCTTGCCGCCTTGTGGGCGTCAGCGACTGAATCGTATCTGCGTAAGGAACACCCCGATCTCAGCATCCAGGAAATTCGCCGCCTGCCCTTCATGCTGGGCGTATTCGAACACCTGGATCAATTGAGGCAAAAAAAACGGGTGCCAAAACCACCGGATCGGGCGGAAGCAAAAGAAGCGGACAATGCAGCGGGCGTTGCCCAGGCAGCATATTATTCCCAGGCTTTTTTTGATGTTGCCGTCACGGGTGCTGCTTATGTATACACCGGAAGTGCCCGGGATGAATTATATGAACTGTACCTGGTGGGTTTGGAAGCCACTCACTATATAGACAGAACCGTCGATTTTAGTACGGATGACTGGTACGGCTTTGGGTTATGTGTATTGGTATACGTATGGATGCTGGGAGGACCGGAAAATCTGAGCCGGCTTGAAGAGGCCCTGCTCAACAGCCTCTTAAACGCTCCGATGTTAACACAGGAGCAACGGAATAAAATTCAGGAATTTTGGGATATGCCCCGTTACGGCCTGACTGAAATGCAATACCGGGATGCGGGGGATCCGGCCTATCAAAATTATGGTGCCATCGACTGGAGGGTGCCCAATAATGCGCAGGTCGTCATGATCGGAGACTGGGGCACCTCAATGGATGACGCCCGGGAGTTTTTAAAAGCCCTCTGGAAGCGAGCCTACCTGCAATACCCGGGGCGCAAGATCGTTTTCCTCCACCTCGGTGATATCTACTATTGCGGATTGCCTTATGAATGTTATTATAACTTCCAGGATGTATTTGCCCGCGTAAGTGCCGAGTTACAGAATGACCGGGATATTGATCCCAATAATTTTGATCCAAACCCACCCATCTTCACCATACCGGGCAATCACGAATACTATTCCTACGGGTATGGGTATTTCGAATTACTTGATAATTTAAACCAGGGACAAAAATGCAGTTTCTTTTGCCTGCGTACGGAAAACAACAATTGGCAGTTCCTGGGTATGGATACCGGTCAGGCCGATGGCAATGGCTTGCTATCCTTCCTGCAAAGTTTTGGCGACACTGTAAAAAGCAAGGTAGATAAAATCATGGATGTACTGCCCGACTGGGACTGGATCACCTGGCTTCCGAATCTGGCAGAAACGACATATGAAGATTATGTGGGGCCGTTCCAGCCGGAATTACGGGAAAACGAACTTAAATGGGTGAAGAAACGATTGGACGAATTTGGCGGAAAGACGATCATGCTCTCGCATCACCAGCTGTTTTCCCGGAAGGCGACGATTGACCATAAATCTCCTGAATATCATAATACCTGGCTGGATGCGCAGTTCAGTTCCTACTTCAGAGACCGGATCGCGGCCTGGTATTGGGGGCACGAGCATGCATTTGCGGTATACTATGATGGGGTACTGGGCTTAAATAAGGGGCGATTATTGGGCAGCAGCAGCTACGAAGTGACGGACAAGGCAGATGATCCCTATGAAAACAATTATAAAATGGTTGTTTTTGCACCCAGGATGGATGAAAAACTTGTTGATCAAACCGGCGCAGACAAAGACAAAAAATTATATTCTCATGTGGGAGCCATCATGTCGTTAAAAGACTCGGAAATTGATGTGCGGTACTACCAGTTCCCCGCATGGTCGCAGCTGGTGGATATGCCCGCCAATGCCCAATTGAAAGAGATACCTGAGGTGGCCGAAACCATCAGGTCAACCTCCTTCAAGAGCCTTAAACCACGCTGGATCGGAGATATACCCATTAAAAAGGAGGTGGTTGTTACCAACCATAGTCCCTCGGTGGCCGTGTGGGATGAAACGCTATATGTAGCATATATAGACGGACGGAACCAGAATAATGAGCTGGTGATGTGTTCCGTAAAGATCAAAGACATTCATATAGAAAACGAACAATTGAAAGCCGACTGGAAGGATCCGCAATCTATTGCGGCGGGAGGCAGTAAGATCGTCACAAAACATTCACCGGCCATAATTGCCGTCAATAGTATACTTTATCTATTCTATATTGATAAAGATAATATACTGCAGGGGATTTCCAGGCCGGCAAACGGCACCGAGTGGGCATCGCTAAATCTGTATGGGAAAGATCAGGCACCGTTGAAAGTGGGTGAGGCGGCTCCGGCGGTCTGCTTCTTTCAGGGCCGGATCTACCTGGTGTACCGGGACAAAAACTCGAGCAACGACCTTTGCTGGGGCTACTACGATTTAAATCCGGGCTGCCAGGGCGACTGGAAGAATTTTGGAGGACTCCTGGATCATGAGGGCGAAAAGCTGGAATCGCCCAACACGCCGGCGCTCGCCGCAGACGCCTTTCATATGTATATGACCTATCAGAAAAAAGATGGCACCATCATCCAGTGGGCGGTCGGTGCTCCATCTAGTAACGCTCCCGAACGCTATCAAAAGAATATTGCCTGGAAAAAACTCGGCAATATTGACGGCGAACATTATACGCAGCGCGGCATGGGTTTAGCATATGCCAGTGATGCATTTGTTATGGTGTACACTTCTTCAAACGGAAACCTGACCCAGTGTGCATTAGGCGGCACCGGGAAGAACAGTTTAGGCACCTGGGTAGGAAGCAATACCGTTAAACCCATTACCAAAGATCTCCAAACGACTACAGCCCGCAGTAAGTTTGTAGCCCAGATCGGGATCACCGTCGGTGGCGGGGTACTGGTGTATCGCGGATTAGAAGAGTCCGAAATATACTGGGCATATTATTAAAGAGATACGAAGACGCCTCCCTTGCTTTTGAGGTGCTTTTTCTTTGTACTTCTTCAATAGGATCTGATAATCCGTTATTCAAGGGTCGCATTTGCGACCCTTTACGTTTTCCAGGGCATTACCGGTAATAAGAACAAAGTACCGTTAGCACGATAAAACACCTGATGCTTCCCGCAGATCTTCCCCCATTGCCCTTTATTCAACATCGGCTGACCCCGGAGCAGAGAACCCGGATCCCCCTTTTCCCGGCAATGATAGCAGCTTTCTTCCGGTTAAATAAGCCGCCAAAAAGCGCGTTTTCAAAATATTTCTGATTTTTTTTTTAATTTATGCAACATTTCAGCGCATCCGGCGCCTTAAATACAGAGAACCGGAAAACAAAAGGGTTCAGGAAAAAAGGAAAACAGCGTATAAGTGTTGCAACTACCGAAGAATTTAGATGACCAGGAGCTGATGAAGCTGTGCCGGGAAGGTAATGCAGACTGCTTTTCCGAACTCTACGGACGGTACAAGAAGGCGGTTTTCAATACCATCCTGCGTTTGGTTACTGATTTTGCCCAGGCGGAAGATCTGTTGCAGGAGGTGTTCATTGCGCTTTATCAGGAAATTATGAAAGGCCGGCAGATTGAACATTTCGGCGGCTTTTCGAGGCGTGTTGCCGCCAACAAGGCAATCAGCTTTTTACGGAAGCAGAAGCGCACCTTGGTTTTTGAAGAATCCCATGAAAATGTGATAGAGGAGGAAGCGGAAGACGAGGGGCTTTTTGAAATGCGGGTGGAGGAGGTGAAAAAAGCCATCAACTCCCTGCCGGAAGGGTTTCGGACCATCGTTAACCTTTATGTGATGGAAGGGTTACCACAGGAAGAAATCGCCGGTCTGTTGGGTATTTCCCATGCAACGGTACGGACACAATACCATCGTGCCAAAAAGAAAATATTGTCGCTATTACAAAAGGAGGTCGCATAGGATGAAGAAAGATATTTTAAAAGAATTTGTATCCGAAAACAGGGATGATTTTGACGATCAGGAACCTGGTTTGGATGTACTCAGCAAGATCCAGTCCAGATTGGGAATGGAACAACCTGTTGTTGCGCCCCGGGCAAAAGTCAGGAAGCTTCCGTATTGGTGGGCTGCTGCAGCATTAATTGTTGTTGTAATCGGGATTGCCGTTTTTTTTCCGCAGCAGAAGACAAAGGAGCACTCAATCGTAACTACAACAGCACCGGCGCCCCTGTCACCGGCCGTTCGTGCAGATAAAAAAGATTCAGTAACAACCCTGCGATCAATGGTGGCAGGCATTGCGGATCCGCAGGAAAAGAAAACGGGTGTAAAAAAGCGGCAAAAAATCAGGGATGAAAAAAATGTAACCGCCAGCACAGGTTCTAAAGCGGAAACAGCCGCATCGAATATAATAACGAATGACTGGCAAACCGCGTTACAAAACGAAAGTTCATCTGCACGCCTGGCAGCGATCCTGGCCACCGGGAAAAGAAATACTTTATTATCCGGCAGCGATTTGCAGACGCTCTCCAATACCATGAACAATGACGAAAACAGCAATGTACGCCTCGCCGCCCTGGAGGTGCTGAAACAACAGGAAAACCGGGAGGGCGTAAAGAATTTGATCCTGCAATCTGTTGCCAAACAGGATGATCCTGTTGTACAAATGGAATTATTGGCTTCTCTATCTTCCGATGAAGCTACAAAAGTCAAACAACAACTATTAGATATAACCCAGGACCCCATGAATATTGATGCAGTACGCAACGAAGCCTATGCAGCACTGCTTCGGTCGAAAACCAATTTTTAAAAATAACAAGGTATCAAAAATGAAAAAAATAGTAGCAACCATTATTTTGTCTATAGCACTCGTTTCTTTGGCCGGTGCGCAGGAGCGGCAATTTAAATTGCCTAAAAAAACAGGTACACTGAAAGTAAATATTCCTGGTGTAACGATTGAAGGATATGATGGTAATGAAGTCGTTTTTTCTGCACCGGAGCTTAAGCGGGAGGAGAAAGATGAAAGAGCCGCAGGTCTCAGATTGGTTTCCGGCTCCGGTTTAACAGACAATACCGGCCTGAATCTAAGTGTCCGGGAAAATGGAGGAGTTATTGATGTAGACGAAGTAGGTAGAAGAGACCGAGAGCTCATTACAATTAAAGTACCAAACACCATGTCGGTAAAAGTTGCAACGACAGGTGCCATGAATGCTGGCAGATCTGTAGACATAAAAGATTTTAAAGGAGAATTGGAAATCAGTACCATGTACAATGCTATTTCATTGCACAATATTACAGGACCTGTTAATGCGAAAACAATTTACGGAGAGCTGACTGCAACATTTGCTTCCCTGGTAAAAGGCCCGGTGTCACTGGTTTCGGTCTATAAATTCGTTGATGTAAGCATTCCTTCCAGTCTGAAAGCCAATGTGAATATTTCTACGAAAAACGGAAATATTTATGCTGCTGATGGCCTGGATATTAAAAAGGAAGTCTCTAAGGAGAAAAAGGACAGTGATGGAGAAGATCTTACAGGGTTAACGGAATGGAGCAGGTCTTCAGATATAACAGGCACACTCAATGGCGGCGGTATGGATCTGATTTTGAAAACCAGCTATGGAAAAATCTACCTGCGTAAAAATTAAACCGGATACATAGTATAATAAACTATCCGCGGATCTCATATTTATTTCTTGCTTTTTTAAATTCATACTACTATGAAAAAGGTATTGCTTTGCCTGTTGCTGACAGGCATGACACAGATCTTGTTTGCACAAAGAGTTATTGAAAAAACATACAAAACCTCTAACAGTCAGCCGGTACTGTTGCAGTTTGACTTTCCGAAGGTAAAAATTAGCAGCTGGAACAAAGATGAGATCTATGTCAAAGCAACGGTTACTATCAACGACAACAAG includes:
- a CDS encoding RNA polymerase sigma factor; amino-acid sequence: MLQLPKNLDDQELMKLCREGNADCFSELYGRYKKAVFNTILRLVTDFAQAEDLLQEVFIALYQEIMKGRQIEHFGGFSRRVAANKAISFLRKQKRTLVFEESHENVIEEEAEDEGLFEMRVEEVKKAINSLPEGFRTIVNLYVMEGLPQEEIAGLLGISHATVRTQYHRAKKKILSLLQKEVA
- a CDS encoding HEAT repeat domain-containing protein is translated as MKKDILKEFVSENRDDFDDQEPGLDVLSKIQSRLGMEQPVVAPRAKVRKLPYWWAAAALIVVVIGIAVFFPQQKTKEHSIVTTTAPAPLSPAVRADKKDSVTTLRSMVAGIADPQEKKTGVKKRQKIRDEKNVTASTGSKAETAASNIITNDWQTALQNESSSARLAAILATGKRNTLLSGSDLQTLSNTMNNDENSNVRLAALEVLKQQENREGVKNLILQSVAKQDDPVVQMELLASLSSDEATKVKQQLLDITQDPMNIDAVRNEAYAALLRSKTNF
- a CDS encoding DUF4097 domain-containing protein, translating into MKKIVATIILSIALVSLAGAQERQFKLPKKTGTLKVNIPGVTIEGYDGNEVVFSAPELKREEKDERAAGLRLVSGSGLTDNTGLNLSVRENGGVIDVDEVGRRDRELITIKVPNTMSVKVATTGAMNAGRSVDIKDFKGELEISTMYNAISLHNITGPVNAKTIYGELTATFASLVKGPVSLVSVYKFVDVSIPSSLKANVNISTKNGNIYAADGLDIKKEVSKEKKDSDGEDLTGLTEWSRSSDITGTLNGGGMDLILKTSYGKIYLRKN